One window of Opisthocomus hoazin isolate bOpiHoa1 chromosome 13, bOpiHoa1.hap1, whole genome shotgun sequence genomic DNA carries:
- the LOC142363000 gene encoding E1A-binding protein p400-like isoform X1 yields the protein MFTEETQSEIRDDIDSELHESRNMMVPSPLEELASFVDQLKPIEKYALNFLELFHTLNDQKNQKVSKESKTANTKWEYPHAKELEKAEEKFQQEVKEELLTYTREDAYNMEFVCEGLHGVTEIMPLWTPLVPPENHDDVYTDSVVCLMYSSTPIPESQLPPLFVRRGNKRQRTDLSSSGERKKNCHRRLVVPPPSLFDRVTPRILKTRQKSKAQKTLLLVKQQACFARPLSARIKTAADVGRDSPAWLTAEDLTLLKAVKQLRAPPLNLAIVSPAQTANWDFVSDLVNSCNYVYRSPKQCQNRYITAFAGPGEKNIGGYPLRVRQAYAKDHISERTQIYMNHFELMTMTARKRSSSNRFLTDNYEKLLPVSEGVSICAEPMTMQEKVLTEEQIAPQLQEQQPGQKQEEEQTVEQIQSQCRPQGETQASGGALSPAIAAFQQVPVVPTMPAQLEPTAPGWFFQAEAFDSSSCNGHSDSCAVLFDDSAYIRFSSRKFQDPMVVVPAPASSPRLSP from the exons ATGTTTACTGAAGAGACACAATCTGAGATAAGAGATGACATAGATTCAGAGTTGCATGAGTCAAGAAATATGATGGTTCCTTCACCGTTAGAAGAGCTAGCTAGCTTTGTGGATCAG CTTAAGCCAATTGAAAAGTATGCGTTGAATTTCTTGGAATTGTTTCATACTTTGAATGatcaaaaaaaccagaaagtcAGCAAG gAGTCAAAAACTGCAAATACAAAATGGGAGTATCCACATGCCAAGGAGctggaaaaggcagaagaaaaatttcAGCAGGAAGTGAAAGAGGAACTCTTAACCTATACCAGAGAGGATGCTTATAACATG GAATTTGTCTGTGAAGGCCTGCATGGAGTAACAGAAATAATGCCT ctttgGACTCCCCTAGTTCCACCTGAGAATCATGATGATGTCTACACTGACTCTGTTGTGTGCCTGATGTACAGTAGTACTCCGATTCCAGAGTCCCAGCTTCCACCTCTGTTTGTCAGGAGGGGGAATAAGCGGCAGAGAACAGATTTGTCAT CTTCAGGTGAGAGAAAGAAGAATTGCCATAGAAGGTTGGTTGTTCCTCCACCTTCGCTTTTCGATCGAGTGACTCCAAGAATATTGAAAACACGACAGAAGAGCAAAGCTCAGAAGACCCTCCTCTTGGTAAAACAGCAAGCCTGTTTTGCAAGACCTTTGTCAGCTCGCATCAAAACAGCTGCTGATGTGGGGCGAGACAGTCCCGCATGGCTGACTGCTGAAGACTTGACACTGTTAAAA GCGGTGAAACAGCTACGGGCACCGCCTTTAAACCTTGCTATTGTGTCACCAGCACAGACAGCAAACTGGGACTTTGTCAGCGATCTTGTTAACTCTTGTAACTATGTTTATCGCTCCCCAAAGCAATGCCAAAATCGCTACATAACAGCATTTGCAGGTCCAGGAGAAAAG AACATAGGTGGTTATCCTCTTCGTGTTAGACAAGCCTATGCTAAGGACCATATTTCTGAGCGTACTCAAATCTATATGAATCACTTTGAGTTGATGACAATGACTGCTAGAAAAAGAAGTTCCTCAAATAGGTTTCT CACAGACAACTATGAAAAGCTGCTACCTGTGTCTGAAGGTGTTTCCATCTGTGCAGAACCTATGACGATGCAGGAAAAG GTGTTGACTGAGGAACAAATAGCTCCACAACTGCAGGAGCAACAGCCTGgtcagaagcaagaagaggaacAAACAGTGGAGCAAATTCAAAGCCAGTGTCGGCCACAGGGGGAAACGCAG GCTTCAGGAGGTGCACTCTCTCCAGCCATAGCTGCATTTCAGCAGGTGCCCGTGGTACCCACTATGCCAGCACAGCTGGAGCCCACAGCCCCTGGATGGTTTTTTCAAGCAGAAGCGTTTGACAGCAGCAGTTGTAACGGTCACTCTGACAGCTGTGCAGTGCTTTTTGATGACTCCGCTTATATCAG attCAGTAGCAGAAAGTTCCAGGACCCCATGGTCGTGGTGCCAGCGCCAGCGTCATCCCCGCGGCTGTCACCGTGA
- the LOC142363000 gene encoding E1A-binding protein p400-like isoform X2 codes for MFTEETQSEIRDDIDSELHESRNMMVPSPLEELASFVDQLKPIEKYALNFLELFHTLNDQKNQKVSKEFVCEGLHGVTEIMPLWTPLVPPENHDDVYTDSVVCLMYSSTPIPESQLPPLFVRRGNKRQRTDLSSSGERKKNCHRRLVVPPPSLFDRVTPRILKTRQKSKAQKTLLLVKQQACFARPLSARIKTAADVGRDSPAWLTAEDLTLLKAVKQLRAPPLNLAIVSPAQTANWDFVSDLVNSCNYVYRSPKQCQNRYITAFAGPGEKNIGGYPLRVRQAYAKDHISERTQIYMNHFELMTMTARKRSSSNRFLTDNYEKLLPVSEGVSICAEPMTMQEKVLTEEQIAPQLQEQQPGQKQEEEQTVEQIQSQCRPQGETQASGGALSPAIAAFQQVPVVPTMPAQLEPTAPGWFFQAEAFDSSSCNGHSDSCAVLFDDSAYIRFSSRKFQDPMVVVPAPASSPRLSP; via the exons ATGTTTACTGAAGAGACACAATCTGAGATAAGAGATGACATAGATTCAGAGTTGCATGAGTCAAGAAATATGATGGTTCCTTCACCGTTAGAAGAGCTAGCTAGCTTTGTGGATCAG CTTAAGCCAATTGAAAAGTATGCGTTGAATTTCTTGGAATTGTTTCATACTTTGAATGatcaaaaaaaccagaaagtcAGCAAG GAATTTGTCTGTGAAGGCCTGCATGGAGTAACAGAAATAATGCCT ctttgGACTCCCCTAGTTCCACCTGAGAATCATGATGATGTCTACACTGACTCTGTTGTGTGCCTGATGTACAGTAGTACTCCGATTCCAGAGTCCCAGCTTCCACCTCTGTTTGTCAGGAGGGGGAATAAGCGGCAGAGAACAGATTTGTCAT CTTCAGGTGAGAGAAAGAAGAATTGCCATAGAAGGTTGGTTGTTCCTCCACCTTCGCTTTTCGATCGAGTGACTCCAAGAATATTGAAAACACGACAGAAGAGCAAAGCTCAGAAGACCCTCCTCTTGGTAAAACAGCAAGCCTGTTTTGCAAGACCTTTGTCAGCTCGCATCAAAACAGCTGCTGATGTGGGGCGAGACAGTCCCGCATGGCTGACTGCTGAAGACTTGACACTGTTAAAA GCGGTGAAACAGCTACGGGCACCGCCTTTAAACCTTGCTATTGTGTCACCAGCACAGACAGCAAACTGGGACTTTGTCAGCGATCTTGTTAACTCTTGTAACTATGTTTATCGCTCCCCAAAGCAATGCCAAAATCGCTACATAACAGCATTTGCAGGTCCAGGAGAAAAG AACATAGGTGGTTATCCTCTTCGTGTTAGACAAGCCTATGCTAAGGACCATATTTCTGAGCGTACTCAAATCTATATGAATCACTTTGAGTTGATGACAATGACTGCTAGAAAAAGAAGTTCCTCAAATAGGTTTCT CACAGACAACTATGAAAAGCTGCTACCTGTGTCTGAAGGTGTTTCCATCTGTGCAGAACCTATGACGATGCAGGAAAAG GTGTTGACTGAGGAACAAATAGCTCCACAACTGCAGGAGCAACAGCCTGgtcagaagcaagaagaggaacAAACAGTGGAGCAAATTCAAAGCCAGTGTCGGCCACAGGGGGAAACGCAG GCTTCAGGAGGTGCACTCTCTCCAGCCATAGCTGCATTTCAGCAGGTGCCCGTGGTACCCACTATGCCAGCACAGCTGGAGCCCACAGCCCCTGGATGGTTTTTTCAAGCAGAAGCGTTTGACAGCAGCAGTTGTAACGGTCACTCTGACAGCTGTGCAGTGCTTTTTGATGACTCCGCTTATATCAG attCAGTAGCAGAAAGTTCCAGGACCCCATGGTCGTGGTGCCAGCGCCAGCGTCATCCCCGCGGCTGTCACCGTGA